A window of Clostridia bacterium contains these coding sequences:
- a CDS encoding MBL fold metallo-hydrolase produces the protein MSYIQFLGAAGTVSGSKHLVNTSSDGIGKQGYQALIDCGMFQGPKEWRERNWRETPISARDIEAVVLTHAHLDHSGWVPKLVKEGFRGRIYATPATVDLCGILLPDSGHLQEEDAEFHNKRKSSKHVPALPLYTFDEARECLEHFTPVDFGKTVQLSPEISFRFVRSAHILGAAMTEVTVRADGQTRKLLFTGDIGRVRNQGISPGKVIHSGPTEGESPDVLVMESTYGNRTHPHEDSRPRLAQLISNTVKRGGSVVVPAFAVERTQKFLFLLKELMEQGMIPRVPVFADSPMAIQAVRIFLKHTEEFSDETNQLIAKYGSPLEWPGFSFAITAEQSKKINEHRVPCVIVSSNGMCMGGRIQHHLLQRLPDPRNLVLFIGFQAVGTRGRQIKDGALTVKIFGQIVPVRAQTAALEQFSDHADTPELLEWLRTFKKQPEVTHLVHGEPDSAAALKAAIEKELGWNVDIAQYMQKVTTA, from the coding sequence GTGAGTTACATTCAATTCCTGGGCGCGGCTGGTACGGTCTCGGGCTCCAAACACCTCGTCAATACTTCCTCGGACGGCATCGGAAAACAGGGATATCAGGCACTCATAGACTGCGGCATGTTCCAGGGCCCCAAAGAGTGGCGCGAAAGGAACTGGCGTGAGACGCCAATTTCGGCCAGGGACATCGAAGCCGTCGTGCTTACGCACGCGCACCTCGATCACTCCGGGTGGGTTCCCAAACTGGTGAAAGAGGGTTTCCGCGGACGCATTTATGCCACACCGGCTACCGTGGATCTCTGCGGCATTCTGCTGCCGGATAGCGGACACCTGCAGGAAGAAGACGCCGAGTTCCACAACAAGAGGAAATCATCGAAGCACGTTCCCGCGTTGCCTCTTTACACCTTCGATGAAGCGCGCGAGTGCCTCGAACACTTCACGCCCGTGGACTTCGGCAAGACCGTCCAACTGAGTCCGGAAATTAGCTTCCGCTTTGTGCGATCGGCGCACATTCTCGGTGCGGCCATGACGGAGGTCACCGTCCGTGCCGACGGTCAGACGCGCAAACTGCTCTTCACCGGCGATATCGGACGGGTTCGCAACCAGGGCATCTCGCCCGGCAAGGTTATTCACTCCGGGCCAACCGAGGGCGAGTCGCCCGACGTGCTCGTGATGGAGTCCACCTACGGGAACCGCACGCATCCGCATGAAGATTCCCGTCCGCGCCTGGCGCAACTCATCAGCAACACCGTCAAGCGCGGCGGCAGCGTCGTCGTGCCGGCATTCGCCGTCGAGCGCACGCAGAAGTTCCTGTTCCTCCTCAAGGAATTGATGGAACAAGGCATGATTCCGCGTGTGCCGGTCTTCGCCGACAGCCCCATGGCGATCCAGGCGGTAAGGATTTTCCTCAAGCACACGGAAGAATTCAGCGATGAAACGAATCAGTTGATTGCGAAATACGGCTCGCCACTCGAGTGGCCCGGCTTCTCATTCGCCATCACGGCCGAGCAGTCGAAGAAGATCAACGAACATCGCGTACCGTGCGTCATCGTTTCGTCGAACGGCATGTGCATGGGCGGACGCATCCAGCATCACCTGCTCCAGCGACTGCCCGATCCACGCAACCTCGTCCTGTTCATCGGGTTCCAGGCTGTCGGAACGCGCGGACGCCAGATCAAGGACGGCGCACTAACCGTAAAGATCTTCGGACAGATCGTTCCCGTGCGGGCGCAAACTGCGGCACTGGAACAATTCAGCGATCACGCCGACACGCCGGAGCTGCTGGAATGGCTCCGCACCTTCAAGAAGCAGCCCGAAGTGACGCACCTGGTCCACGGAGAACCGGACTCAGCAGCGGCGCTCAAGGCGGCCATCGAGAAGGAACTCGGATGGAACGTTGACATCGCTCAGTACATGCAGAAGGTCACAACCGCGTAG